The bacterium Unc6 genome has a window encoding:
- a CDS encoding YicC family protein produces the protein MINSMTGFGRVVQKLPKQGSLLVEIKSGNHRFFDLNCRMPSFLSSLEIKARSLLKKSITRGSVTIYVEFSVPVNLLDVINTKRAKACFNLLNCLRKDIGISQTPTLDNILSIPGVISTNTKVNSLEGVTSYFESALKSALQRLIKTRKKEGKIILKEISKRASLIKKYLNKIIKYLKEQTKKKSVASTSETDDAIRQPLENLGGIAEEINRLKAHIESICGCLKQTGEMGKRLDFLAQELHREANTLGSKVQDIRIIKIVVDLKGEIEKIREQVQNVE, from the coding sequence ATGATAAACTCTATGACAGGTTTTGGCAGGGTTGTGCAAAAATTGCCAAAGCAGGGATCTTTGCTTGTTGAGATTAAAAGCGGTAATCACCGTTTCTTTGACTTAAATTGTAGAATGCCTTCCTTCCTTTCTTCTCTTGAGATAAAGGCAAGAAGTCTGCTGAAAAAGTCAATAACAAGAGGAAGTGTAACTATTTATGTAGAGTTTTCAGTACCTGTTAATTTATTAGATGTTATAAATACCAAAAGAGCAAAAGCCTGTTTTAATTTGCTTAACTGCTTAAGAAAAGATATTGGTATTTCGCAAACTCCGACGCTGGATAATATTCTTTCTATTCCGGGTGTTATATCTACCAACACAAAAGTGAATTCATTAGAGGGTGTTACTTCGTATTTTGAATCCGCACTAAAGTCAGCGCTCCAAAGACTAATAAAAACAAGAAAAAAAGAAGGAAAGATTATTTTAAAAGAAATATCAAAAAGAGCATCTCTTATTAAAAAATATCTTAATAAAATTATAAAATATTTAAAAGAACAGACGAAAAAAAAATCGGTGGCCTCAACATCTGAAACAGATGATGCCATCAGGCAACCATTAGAGAATTTAGGGGGTATTGCAGAAGAGATTAACCGTTTGAAGGCGCATATTGAAAGCATATGTGGGTGTCTGAAACAAACAGGAGAGATGGGGAAAAGGCTTGATTTTCTTGCACAGGAATTACACAGAGAAGCAAACACACTTGGTTCAAAGGTTCAGGATATCAGAATAATAAAAATAGTTGTTGATTTAAAGGGGGAAATAGAAAAAATAAGAGAACAGGTTCAGAATGTGGAATAG